In Verrucomicrobiota bacterium, the genomic stretch CAAAACTATCCTGGACATTGCCCCGGCGGGAACCGCCGCCACCGCCGCCGGCGGGAACAATGCGGGCATAACAAATTCTTTTACCATGGCCGCCTGGGTCAAACCGGCGATGAATACGTTGCTGCCCAAAGAAGCGGCGGCGGGCGTCGTCAACTTGAACGCAGCGCGCAACGACGTGCTTTATCCGCCGCCCGGTCATGAGGTGTATCCCGAGCCCGGCCATTCCGGGTGCGGCTTTGCCGTGGGACAAAACGGCGTCGCCATCTATGAACATGGCGACAGCTACTTCGCCCCGCTGCTCGTTCACGCCGCGCCGCTCACCGACTGGACGCACGTGGCCATTGTCTATCGCGACCGCGTGCCCAGCCTGTACCTGAACGGGAAACTCGCCCGCCAAGGCTTGAAAAGCGCGTGGCTCGTGCACCCCGGCGTCGGCGTGCCGCACGACCGGCCGCTTGCGTCCTTCAACGGCGAACTCGGCGAACTCAAGCAAGTAGACCGCGCATTGGACGCCGCCGAAGTCAATCAGCTCATGCAGACCATGAAGCGGCAAACCGAATCCAACGTCCTCCCCGCCGTGAATGTGACGCGCGCACCGGATGGCCAGCTCTGGCTGGAGACCGCGCATTCGGGCGCTTATGAAATCGCGCGCGCCGGCGGCAAAACCGCCACCGTGCAAGTCCCGGACCTGCCGCCCGTCCAAACCGTGGAGGGGCCGTGGGAAGTCCGCTTCGCGCCCGGTTGGGGTGCGCCCGAGCGCATCACCCTGCCGCAACTTATTTCCTGGAGCGATCACGCGGAGACCGGCGTCAAATACTTCTCCGGCGCGGCCACCTACCGCACCACCTTCCAGCGTCCCGCCGCCACCACTTCCGCGCTGCGGCTGGACCTTGGCCGCGTGGAAGTCATGGCGGAAGTCAAACTCAACGGCCAGGATCTGGGCATCCTCTGGAAGCCGCCGTACCGCGTGGACCTCCCCGCCGCCGCCGTGAAGCCGGGCGAGAACGTGCTGGAAATCAAAGTGGTAAACCTCTGGATCAACCGCCAGATCGGCGACGAACAACTTCCCGAAGACAGCCAGCGCAACGCCAACGGCACCCTCAAAGAATGGCCGCAATGGTTGCAGGAAGACAAACCCAACCCCAGCGGCCGCTTCACCTTCACCAGTTGGCGGCTCTGGAAGAAATCCGATCCGCTTGTCCCCTCCGGCCTCCTGGGCCCCGTCACCCTTCAGCCCCTGGCGCGCGTGCCGGTGAATTGAGCCCTACACCTCGCAAATCCGCATCATTTTATCGAGCGTTTCGAGCGGCTCATTGATGGGGCTGTATTCGTGGGCGATGAAGCCCTGATAATTCAGGTCGGCAATGGCCTTGCAGATGGGGCGGTAATTCATTTCCTGAGTCTCATCGAACTCGTGCCGCCCCGGATTGCCAGCGGTGTGGAAATGCCCGATATACTCAATGTTCTGCTGGATGGTGCGGATGATATCCCCCTCCATGATCTGCATGTGGTAAATATCGTAAAGCAGTTTGACCCGCGGCGAGTTGACCCGCTTGCAAAGCTGGACGCCCCAGGCGGTGTGATCGCACATGTAGCCGGGATGATTCACCTTGCTGTTCAACAGTTCCATGCAAAGGGTGATTTTCTGTTCCTCGGCAAAGCTCTTGATCTGGTTGAGAAAGATCGCGCAGTTCTCCATACCCTGTTCGTCGGTAAGACCCTGACGGTCTCCTGCGAGCACGATCACGTTGGGTGCGCCAGCGTCAGCGGCAGCCTTGATGGTCTCGCGCATCTTGCGGTCAATCTCGGCATGATTCTTGCGGTCGTTGATGCCGTTCTTAATGCCAGACCCGCCGCCCGAAACCATCGTGGGAATCAGCCCATGCTGCTTCAAAATGGGGAAATCGCCGGGCTGCACCAAATCAATCCCCCACGCGCCAAGCCTGGCCGCCTCGCGGCACATGGCGTCCAGGTCCATCTTCTTGGCTTTGGAACTGAACACGCCGCGGCAGACGGCTTGTTTCAGACGACCTTTGCGCGGCTCCGCGTGAGCCGAGGGAACGGCAGTCCCCAAAATGGAGAAGGCGCCGAGGGTCCCAAGGGTGGCCACAAAACTCCTGCGGGGCATGGAATAAGATTCAGTATTTTTCATAGCCCCAGCTTATGCCTGATGGGCGGAATAAGGCAAGAATGGAAAATGAAGTTCAATTTTCCATTGGCTTCCCGCCCGGTTTGCGGCATCGTTCCGGTCATGCGGTCAACGGCGTTGCTCGTTTTGTCAGGCGCCATTAATGTGGCGTTGCTCTTGCTATTGTTACAGCAAGGTCACCATGCTGCCTCCGTCCCGCCCACCACCAATAAATTTTCCCTGGTGCGCACGCAGCAAATGCGGATGCCGATGCGCTTGCAGCGGACGAACATGAGCCTGAATGTGCAACTGCTTTCCTGGAAGCAAATCGAAGCCGACGATTACGTGCAGTACATCGCCAATTTACGGTCCATCGGTTGCCCGGAAGAAACCATCCGCGACATCATCATTGCCGACGTGGATCACGTGTACGCCCGGAAACGCGCCCAACTTGCGTTGCTGAGACAAGATCAATGGTGGCAGTCGTCCTTGGACACGAAGGCCGAGGAGCGCATGAACCAACAGTTCGAGGCCTTGCACCAGGAAAAATCCGCTTTGCTGGCCAAACTACTCGGCCCCGATTGGGAACAAGGGTCCGATCAGGACATCGTCAACAAAGCCCTCGCCAAACCTTACCTTTCCGGAGCCGTTCTGGCGCAGTTGCCTGCCAACGTGGTCTCCGCCGTGCGCGAAGGTTTCGAGAAATTGCAAGCGGATTACCTGGCACATCTCAAGGAACGGGATAAAGCCGGCCGGGAGGAAGACCCGCTGGCAGTGGCCAAAATGCGGCGGGAATACCGGGCTCAACTGGAAAAGTTGCTGACCCCGGAACAGTTGGAAGAATATTTGCTGCGCAACTCCCGGATCAGCGAGCAACTGCGCGATCAATTGCACGGCCTCAACGTGACGCCGGAGGAATTCCGCGCCATCTTCCGGGCGCGCGACGGCGTGGAACGCCAACTTCTCTTTGGCGGCTACACCTCGGCAGAGGGCATGGTGCGCGTGGCCGATCAGATGGATGACCAGGCCGCCGTGGCCATCAAACAAGTCATCGGCTTGCAACGTTTCCAGGAATTCCAGCAGAACCAGAACCCGGCATACCGGGATGCCAAAGCGCTGACTGCGGAAACCGGAGCCGACCCCAAAGTGGCCGGTGCGGTGGTTGAGTTGCGCAATTCCCTGGCGCAGGAAGAAGCGGCCATCCAAAAGGACCAGGACCTGACCCCCGAGCAAAAAACGGTGGCGGTCATGTTGGCGAGAGAGCAGATGGAAGGTGCCTTGCGGCAGGTTCTGGGGGACGAAGCGTACGCCAAATATCAGAAGAAGTTCGAGAAAGAGCGGCGTTAGGTTGAGGTCTTGGCGGATCGCGGGAGTTCCCATGAGAGTCTTGGTGTGGGCGGATTAATATCGGTTCACGAATCAAATAAAACACGATTATGAGATCATTCATCCCTGGCAGTGTATTGGCGCTGACCCTGGTCACGGGGCTGGCGGCGGCCCCCTCCACCTTCAACGGTTTGGACCTGAATATGGGCAACCTTTACCGGCTCTCCAACGCCAAATCCCGCTCGGTCAGCCCGGAAAACTTCACCGGCGAAAAAGGCATGGGCGGCATGGCCACCGAGGGCACCGGCGCTGGCGCCTCGCGGGACCTCGGGCAAGGGTGGAAAGTCTCCCCTTCCGTGCGCATCAAAGGCAAGACCACCTTTACCCTGGCGGACATCGCCGGCCCCGGTGCCATCCAAAGCATCTGGATGACGCCCACGGGCAATTGGCGCTGGTCCATCCTCCGCTTCTATTGGGATGACGAAACCGAGCCGTCCATTGAATGCCCGGTGGGCGACTTCTTCGCCTGTGGCTGGGGAAAATTTGCGCCGCTCAATTCGCTGGCCGTCTGCGTGAATCCCGGCAGCGCCTTCAATTGTTATTGGCAGATGCCGTTTCACAAAAAAGCGCGGATCACCATGGAAAACTTGGATGACAAGGAGATGACCGTCTATTATCAGATCAATTACACGCTGACGGAAGTGCCGGAGGACGCGGCCTATTTCCATGCACAATTCCGGCGGGTGGATCCCCTGCCCTTCAAGAGCGTATATACCATTCTGGATGGCGTCGAGGGCGCGGGCCAATACGTGGGCACCTACCTGGCTTGGGAAGTTCACAGCACCGGCTGGTGGGGCGAAGGCGAAATCAAATTCTTCCTGGATGGCGACGCGCAATTCCCCACCATTTGCGGCACCGGCACGGAAGATTACTTCTGCGGCTCGTACAATTTTGAAAACAAAGCCACCAAACAATACCAGGAATTCTGTACGCCGTACTCCGGCCTGCCGCAGGTGATCCGCCCGGATGGGTTATACGATTCGCAAACGCGCTTTGGCCTCTATCGCTGGCATATTCCCGACCCGGTCCGGTTTGGCAAAGACTTAAAAGTCACCATCCAGGCCCTGGGCTGGCAGTCTGGAGGACGTTACCTGCCGTTGCAGGATGACATTGCCTCCGTGGCGTACTGGTACCAGACCGAGCCGCACAAGAAATTCCCGAAACTGCCCGCCAAGGACCAGTTGGAATTGCACTAAGTAAACTCCGAAAACCGAAGGACGAATTCCAAAAGAAATCCGAAGTCCGAAAACACGCCAAATCCACGAGGAAAACCACCAACTCCCCTGGCCGCCGCCGGGCTGGAAAAATGCCGCGTTTCAACGTGAAAAGCGAACCGGCCACAAACCTCGCGCCTGCCATCGAATTTCGGATTCGGGATTCTTTCGGTTTTCGGCCCTCGGACTTCGGATTTAGCTAGCCCCCTATTCCATTCAAAATTGTCCATCTCCTATCTTCTTCTTTCCATTTTTGCCTGAAACTATTTCTGCAAAGTTCCGCACTCCGCCTTCGTGTGGCCCCCTCGAACAACCACTCAAACTCATGTGATTCCGCCCTCATTCAACACGCCTCAGCATGGCTTGAGAAATTAAGTTGTAACCTAACTCCCCGACCGACAGTCTATTAGCAATAGTTGATGAAACGCCGGTCTGAATGGACCGGACGAGCGAACAATAATAGAGTGATTGATGAAAGGTTTGATACGAACATGAAACTGAAAGAATTAGCAATATTCGCCACCTGCGGCTCCTTGCTGCTGAGTGTGGCCAATGCCCAGGACGCCCAGAAAAAAGAAGGAGCCGTGGACCGCCGGGCACAAATGGAGCAGCGCCAGAAGGAAATGATGGAAAAGCTGGGCCTTACCGACGAGCAAAAGGAAAAATTCAAGGTCGTCCTGCAAGAGGAACGCCAAAAGATGATGGAAAAAATGCAGGAACTCCGCGCCAAGGGCGATGTCACGCCGGAGCAACGGAAAGAAGCCATGCTAAAGCTGGCGGAAGATACCATCGCCAAAATCAAGGAACAGAAAATCCTGACCGATGAACAGATTACGAAGTGGAAAGAAATCCGCCAGCAAATGTTCCAAGGCCAGGGGCGCGGCAAGAAAAAGGAATAGTGGACCACGCTGTCCTCACCGAATTACCAGGCACGGGCAACCGTGCCTTTTTTATTGCGGTTTTTCAAAGATTGACGCTCCGGCCATGATGCGGAACACTTTCGCCCGAAACATTGAAATAAGATCATGAAACTCCTGGGGATTGAAGGCGGCGGCACCCGCACGGTGGCGCTGTTCCATGACGGCCAGACCACACAACGCTACGTGAACGGTCCGGGTAACCTGCGTCTGCTGACGGACGCCCAATGGGTTGCTCACCTCCGGGAAATCGCCGGCCAGTTCCCCTGCCCTGACGCGCTGGGCCTCGGCCTCGCCGGCGCGCGCACCCCGCAGGACCGCGCGCGCATTTGCGCGCTCGCGGCCCAGGTTTGGCCCGGCGTGCCGTGCCACGCCGCCAATGATCTCGAGACTGCCCTCGCCACGGTCGAGCCCGGCGAATCATCTGCTACCGTTGGCACCGTGACAGTCCTGGTCTTAAGCGGCACCGGTTCCTGCTGTTACGGGCGTACCCGTGACGGCAAGGAGGTCAAAGTCGGCGGATGGGGACATATTCTGGGCGATCGCGGCAGTGGATACGACATCGCCTTGCAAGCCTTGAAACAAGTCATTGCTACCTTTGATTCGCAGGGACAATGGCCGCGCCTCGGGGCCCGTTTTTTACGGCATCTCAATCTCAATGAGCCGGAGCAACTGATCGGGTGGGCACAACGGGCCGGCAAGGAAGACGTCGCCGCACTCGCCCTGGAGGTCCTGACTGCCGCCAGTCAAAAGGACCCGATTGCCACCCGGATCTTAAATGACGCCGCCGGAATTTTAGCGGGCGATGCCATGACTTGCGCCCGGCGAATCGCGTGGAAAAATGCCCGGGCCCGGTTTGTGCTGACCGGTGGCATGCTGCTCAAGCAACCCGGTCTGGCGATGCGGGTCAGAACCGCCATCCGCAAACAGATGCCCCTCGCCATCGTGGAACCGTTGCGGCAGGAAAGCGTCTGGGGTGCCGTGAAACTGGCGGAGCAAGCCCTCGCCGAATCATCGCCTGCACCGCCCGCCGCCGCTTCCGCGCGGACTAAAGCCGCCCTGCCCCTCCTGCCGGTGGCTACCGGATTATCACCCACCGAAGAACGCCACCCGCGCTCCCGGCACCTGGATCGGATGCCGCTCCGCGCGGCCATCCAGTTGATGGCCAGCGAAGACGCCCAATTGCCTATGGCCATTCTGGCCCAAGCCAAGCCGATTACCCAAGCCATCCGCCTGATCATTCACGCCCTGAAACACGGTGGCCGCCTCTTCTATGTCGGGGCCGGGACCAGTGGCCGCTTGGGTGTACTCGACGCCAGCGAATGCCCGCCCACCTTCCGCACTGCGCCGGAAATGGTTCAAGGCATCATCGCCGGCGGCCAAACTGCGCTTTGGGAATCCGTCGAAGGCGCCGAAGATGATCTGACTGCGGGAGCGCGCGCCATCACCTTTCGGGTGGTCTCCCAGCACGACGTCGTGGTGGGCATTGCGGCCAGTGGTCGAACCCCCTTCGTGTGGGGCGCGTTGAACGAGGCCAAAAAGTGCGGTGCCAAAACCGTCCTCCTGGCCTTTAATCCACACCTGCACATTCCGCGCACCTTAAAGCCCACCGTGTGCATTCTCCCCAACACCGGTCCCGAAGTCTTGACCGGTTCGACCCGTTTGAAATCCGGCACCGCCACCAAGATGATTTTAAACATGCTCACCACCCTGTCCATGGTCAAGCTGGGCAAAGTGGTCGGCAACCTGATGGTGGACCTGAACCCTTCAAACACCAAACTGCGCGACCGCGCCATCCGAATC encodes the following:
- the murQ gene encoding N-acetylmuramic acid 6-phosphate etherase, whose translation is MKLLGIEGGGTRTVALFHDGQTTQRYVNGPGNLRLLTDAQWVAHLREIAGQFPCPDALGLGLAGARTPQDRARICALAAQVWPGVPCHAANDLETALATVEPGESSATVGTVTVLVLSGTGSCCYGRTRDGKEVKVGGWGHILGDRGSGYDIALQALKQVIATFDSQGQWPRLGARFLRHLNLNEPEQLIGWAQRAGKEDVAALALEVLTAASQKDPIATRILNDAAGILAGDAMTCARRIAWKNARARFVLTGGMLLKQPGLAMRVRTAIRKQMPLAIVEPLRQESVWGAVKLAEQALAESSPAPPAAASARTKAALPLLPVATGLSPTEERHPRSRHLDRMPLRAAIQLMASEDAQLPMAILAQAKPITQAIRLIIHALKHGGRLFYVGAGTSGRLGVLDASECPPTFRTAPEMVQGIIAGGQTALWESVEGAEDDLTAGARAITFRVVSQHDVVVGIAASGRTPFVWGALNEAKKCGAKTVLLAFNPHLHIPRTLKPTVCILPNTGPEVLTGSTRLKSGTATKMILNMLTTLSMVKLGKVVGNLMVDLNPSNTKLRDRAIRILCELQACPREQAQLALEQSGWIVKAALHKVCRREYAVRITD
- a CDS encoding glycoside hydrolase family 172 protein; its protein translation is MGNLYRLSNAKSRSVSPENFTGEKGMGGMATEGTGAGASRDLGQGWKVSPSVRIKGKTTFTLADIAGPGAIQSIWMTPTGNWRWSILRFYWDDETEPSIECPVGDFFACGWGKFAPLNSLAVCVNPGSAFNCYWQMPFHKKARITMENLDDKEMTVYYQINYTLTEVPEDAAYFHAQFRRVDPLPFKSVYTILDGVEGAGQYVGTYLAWEVHSTGWWGEGEIKFFLDGDAQFPTICGTGTEDYFCGSYNFENKATKQYQEFCTPYSGLPQVIRPDGLYDSQTRFGLYRWHIPDPVRFGKDLKVTIQALGWQSGGRYLPLQDDIASVAYWYQTEPHKKFPKLPAKDQLELH
- a CDS encoding TIM barrel protein, with protein sequence MKNTESYSMPRRSFVATLGTLGAFSILGTAVPSAHAEPRKGRLKQAVCRGVFSSKAKKMDLDAMCREAARLGAWGIDLVQPGDFPILKQHGLIPTMVSGGGSGIKNGINDRKNHAEIDRKMRETIKAAADAGAPNVIVLAGDRQGLTDEQGMENCAIFLNQIKSFAEEQKITLCMELLNSKVNHPGYMCDHTAWGVQLCKRVNSPRVKLLYDIYHMQIMEGDIIRTIQQNIEYIGHFHTAGNPGRHEFDETQEMNYRPICKAIADLNYQGFIAHEYSPINEPLETLDKMMRICEV